In one Epinephelus moara isolate mb chromosome 6, YSFRI_EMoa_1.0, whole genome shotgun sequence genomic region, the following are encoded:
- the zgc:66448 gene encoding uncharacterized protein zgc:66448, which translates to MAAVDPSESPKRQKSPAEEVETSGEKGEAVESGCSSNQKDETTDNKTAASPDDERRASVGNDGGGIASHSEVSVESGAGAEKTTCNSTEDLTSAEKMAEAPAGDQRSFDWSETEDDDEEAKTHRVENDKCDPSNVTESTGGVQQDADVDDDSTDDADEIQEELTSHPDERSTEKKPAEEPVGEVDGIEEVVEGDEEADRAEDTKPKKCRLVCKECGKRFTRRETFNLHRHFHAHEDELTPLTCKECGLTFQHRSSLIKHRNEHKEKEEQLAASKQEGRFECAECERIFSTVDKLRDHNCCNTVEKPYHCPLCRQEFQFKVSITKHMMIHSHESSMVQRYQQRCHSALKPYECPECGLVFKHYSVMEDHRRKHTDNTRSHLCNICGKTFKYSSLLHQHQYLHTGQKPFRCPECGKKFAFAQNMKAHCRQHRLRETSAEQPSSKQAPASAQEAVRGAGKENTHQSEEPKRSFNCPLCPQTYGAPANLRAHMLIHEAEYEMQERNPRPPKEISKTWEKGHSCPHCPCVYRDENSLNMHLSSVHKSVAQYSETVAPPPKNKFTQLSSDNVQGKWKSDGVSVKSYKCSECGKTFRHRSVLELHMRIHSKDKPYQCKVCGKGFRFGSYLQQHLIIHTGKKPYKCPDCGKDFAFLQNMRTHQKLHQEKPFRCTNCRKGYSDEIQLQHHMLSHNGDKPHKCDLCDKSFGLAYLLRDHMNTHTGERPHRCDECNKTFSWFSSLLVHQKIHARKRQGFSQFNSFPIGARMRGRGSRGRRGARPVWSLARPLGTSGMVSAQPSPYPLSVLRDAEHRRAAQPQPSLLSPRMDLQGRQQKEPWLSERHPQPVQWKVDGGEVMPVPSSQQQHAVPQQTQFDSVPQLGLQQHHQRSPGWADSPLITQSGPASAQSSESSHMKESAAAIVSSVTAAVPKKSSPLLVSEMEQHRQPKPVAWSNTPTSTVLASTSSLHHDFSTSSSYPDGAALWSIRPALLTNSQSSPNKLGQELQLPRWASAPVSMQKERSTPPKKEDTRVWDMSNPQVIPSTVSQPEKSWNGCELQNQWVSGLAGASTSAQIDQSSAMPISTPVSHGVGSTLWDIQTPPGIPKTINSSENLVNTQDFQLQQKQVSSGWASVQSQTTTQKVPISIQYEPHRFGQGLGSPVWGFQSNQTLLTGQLKPGSGQELQQQPMVTGTQIIINQPSPFFSPPLAPLPPLALPGPHPLHSVAVGPLPRPPPPNIFFTPQAVMSERPHMTQTLPLPQLAPRTEPHKLGPRLPFAPERLLQCMICGCSLPRELDLQMHYLQHAQGEI; encoded by the exons ATGGCCGCCGTAGACCCATCGGAGTCTCCAAAACGACAGAAATCCCCTGCGGAGGAGGTGGAAACATCTGGGGAGAAAGGCGAGGCGGTGGAGTCGGGATGCAGCTCAAATCAGAAGGATGAAACGACAGATAATAAAACCGCGGCGAGCCCCGACGATGAGCGGAGAGCCAGTGTTGGTAACGACGGCGGTGGTATTGCCAGCCATTCTGAGGTTAGTGTCGAGTCCGGTGCTGGAGCCGAAAAAACGACATGTAATTCAACGGAGGACCTAACATCGGCTGAAAAAATGGCCGAGGCTCCTGCTGGCGACCAGCGCTCCTTCGACTGGTCCGAAACCGAAGACGACGATGAAGAGGCGAAAACACACAGGGTGGAAAATGATAAGTGTG ACCCCAGTAATGTTACAGAGAGTACAGGAGGGGTGCAGCAGGATGCAGATGTTGATGATGACAGTACAGATGATGCAGATGAGATTCAAGAGGAGTTGACCTCACATCCTGATGAGAGGAGCACAGAGAAGAAGCCGGCTGAGGAGCCGGTGGGAGAGGTGGACGGGATAGAGGAGGTGGTTGAAGGAGATGAAGAAGCAGACCGAGCAGAGGACACCAAGCCCAAAAAGTGCCGCTTGGTGTGCAAGGAGTGTGGGAAGAGGTTCACCCGCCGCGAGACATTCAACCTTCACCGCCACTTCCACGCACACGAGGACGAGCTCACGCCCCTCACCTGTAAAGAATGCGGCCTTACCTTCCAGCACCGCAGCAGCCTCATTAAACACAGAAACGAACATAAAGAGAAGGAGGAACAGCTCGCTGCGTCGAAGCAGGAGGGACGTTTTGAGTGTGCAGAATGTGAGAGGATCTTCTCCACAGTGGATAAGCTGAGGGACCACAACTGCTGCAACACAGTAGAAAAGCCTTACCACTGCCCCCTGTGCCGCCAAGAGTTCCAGTTCAAGGTGTCCATCACTAAGCACATGATGATCCACTCCCATGAGAGCAGCATGGTGCAGCGCTACCAGCAGCGGTGTCACAGCGCCCTGAAACCCTACGAATGCCCCGAGTGTGGCTTGGTTTTCAAACACTACTCCGTCATGGAAGACCACCGTCGCAAGCACACAGACAACACACGCTCCCACCTGTGCAACATCTGCGGTAAGACCTTCAAGTACAGCAGCCTCCTCCATCAGCATCAGTATCTGCACACAGGCCAGAAGCCCTTCCGCTGCCCTGAGTGTGGCAAAAAATTCGCCTTTGCCCAGAACATGAAGGCACACTGCCGCCAGCATAGACTGCGTGAAACCTCAGCTGAGCAGCCCAGCAGCAAGCAGGCCCCTGCGTCTGCACAGGAGGCTGTTAGAGGGGCGGGGAAAGAGAACACACACCAGAGTGAGGAACCTAAGCGCTCATTCAACTGCCCCCTTTGTCCTCAGACCTACGGGGCACCGGCTAACCTGAGAGCCCACATGCTTATTCACGAAGCCGAGTATGAGATGCAGGAGAGAAACCCCAGACCCCCGAAAGAGATTAGCAAGACCTGGGAGAAAGGACACTCCTGTCCCCACTGCCCATGTGTTTATCGTGatgaaaacagtttaaataTGCACCTGTCAAGTGTCCACAAATCTGTAGCACAATACTCAGAAACGGTGGCACCACCACCtaaaaataaattcactcaATTAAGCAGTGATAATGTACAGGGGAAATGGAAAAGCGATGGCGTAAGTGTTAAGTCGTACAAGTGTTCAGAGTGTGGGAAAACCTTCCGCCACCGCTCAGTGTTAGAGCTGCATATGCGCATACATTCCAAGGACAAGCCTTACCAGTGCAAAGTGTGCGGCAAAGGCTTTAGATTCGGTAGCTACTTACAGCAGCATCTCATCATCCATACAGGCAAGAAGCCATACAAATGTCCTGACTGCGGGAAGGACTTTGCCTTCCTGCAAAACATGAGAACACATCAAAAGCTGCATCAGGAAAAACCCTTCCGCTGCACCAACTGTCGCAAAGGTTACAGCGACGAAATCCAACTGCAGCACCATATGCTATCACACAACGGTGACAAACCTCACAAGTGTGACCTGTGCGACAAGAGCTTTGGATTAGCCTATCTGCTGCGTgatcacatgaacacacacacaggcgagAGGCCTCATCGCTGTGATGAGTGTAACAAAACTTTTTCTTGGTTCAGCAGCCTGCTAGTGCACCAGAAGATCCACGCTCGCAAGCGCCAGGGTTTCAGCCAGTTTAATTCTTTCCCAATAGGTGCTAGGATGAGAGGCAGGGGTagcagggggaggagaggggcgAGACCCGTATGGAGCTTAGCTAGACCATTAGGAACCTCTGGGATGGTTAGCGCTCAGCCGTCTCCATATCCACTTTCTGTACTGAGAGATGCTGAGCACAGAAGGGCGGCCCAGCCACAGCCCTCGCTGCTCTCACCTCGCATGGATTTACAGGGTAGACAGCAGAAGGAGCCGTGGCTGTCCGAGCGACACCCTCAGCCGGTGCAGTGGAAGGTGGACGGTGGCGAGGTGATGCCTGTCCCATCGTCGCAGCAGCAACACGCGGTTCCACAGCAGACGCAGTTTGACAGCGTGCCGCAGCTGGGCCTGCAGCAGCACCATCAGAGAAGTCCAGGCTGGGCAGATAGCCCTTTGATAACTCAGTCAGGCCCCGCATCTGCTCAGAGTTCAGAGTCATCACACATGAAAGAGAGCGCAGCTGCCATCGTCAGCTCAGTCACGGCAGCTGTGCCAAAAAAATCCAGCCCATTGTTAGTGAGTGAGATGGAGCAGCACAGGCAGCCCAAGCCTGTTGCTTGGAGTAACACACCCACATCGACTGTGCTAGCTTCCACAAGCTCGTTGCATCATGATTTTTCTACTTCCTCGTCTTACCCAGATGGGGCAGCTCTGTGGAGCATCAGACCCGCTCTGCTAACAAATTCACAGAGCTCTCCAAATAAGCTCGGTCAAGAGCTTCAGCTGCCAAGATGGGCAAGTGCCCCAGTGTCAATGCAAAAGGAGCGATCCACACCTCCTAAAAAAGAGGACACTAGAGTGTGGGATATGAGTAATCCTCAAGTAATACCGTCGACTGTTAGCCAGCCAGAGAAGTCATGGAACGGCTGCGAGCTGCAAAACCAGTGGGTCTCAGGCTTAGCAGGTGCATCCACCTCAGCTCAAATAGACCAAAGCAGTGCTATGCCAATTTCAACTCCAGTTTCTCACGGGGTAGGTAGCACCTTGTGGGACATACAAACACCACCAGGAATTCCAAAGACTATAAACTCCTCTGAGAATTTAGTAAATACTCAAgattttcagctgcagcaaaAGCAGGTGTCATCTGGCTGGGCCAGCGTACAGAGTCAGACAACAACACAGAAGGTTCCTATCTCCATTCAATACGAGCCTCATCGTTTTGGCCAGGGGTTGGGATCGCCAGTGTGGGGCTTCCAAAGTAATCAAACACTGCTCACTGGGCAGCTCAAACCAGGGAGTGGGCAggagctgcagcaacagccaaTGGTAACAGGCACTCAAATAATCATAAACCAGCCTTCTCCTTTTTTCTCACCTCCACtcgcccccctccctcctcttgcTCTGCCCGGCCCACACCCTCTTCACTCTGTCGCAGTTGGCCCACTTCCAAGACCTCCACccccaaatatttttttcactccaCAGGCAGTTATGAGCGAGAGGCCACACATGACACAGACCCTGCCCCTACCTCAGCTCGCCCCGCGGACAGAACCTCACAAACTCGGACCCCGTTTGCCTTTTGCCCCAGAACGGCTTCTCCAGTGCATGATATGCGGGTGTTCTCTTCCCCGGGAGCTGGATCTACAAATGCATTACTTGCAACATGCACAAGGAGAGATTTGA